In the uncultured Erythrobacter sp. genome, CATTCCCCCGCGCTGGTGAGCCAGGGCAAAATCGCGCAGGTGATCGCCGCCAAGCCCGCCGAACGCCGCGCGATGCTGGAAGAGGCCGCCGGGATCGCGGGCCTCCACGTTCGGCGCAAGGACGCCGAAAGCAAGCTGAGGGGGGCCGAGGCGAACCTCGCCCGCCTCGAAGACCTGATGGCCGGGCTGGACGCCCAGATCGCATCGCTGCGGCGGCAGGCCAAACAGGCGGAACGCTACACCGAACTGACCCACAAGATTCAGGCCGCCGAAGCCCGCCTGCTATTCGCCCGTTGGCGCGAGGCAGCGGCAGCGGCAAAGGCAGCGCGCGCTGCGGCCGAAACCGCCAGCGCACAGGTCGCCGAGGCGCAAGCCGCCGTGGAACTTGCACAGAAGGAGCAGTCGGCCGCGGCCCATGCCTTGGCCGAAGCGCGCGATGAACTTGCCGACCGCCGCGATGATGCCAGCGCGCATGGGCACCGCATGGCAGCGCTCGCCGAAAAGCTGGAGGCCGCCGAAACCCGCCTCGCTGATCTCGCTCGCCAGCAGCGGCGGTTGGAGGAAGACCGCGCCGATGCTGACCGGCTGACCTCAGCGGCGGTAGAGGCACTGGGGCGACTGACCGGTGAACTCGCCGCGAGCCGTGCCGCCGTGAGCGACGCCGAAGCTGCTCGCCCTGCCCTTGCCGACAAAGCCGAAGACCGCGAACGCGCGCACCGCGCCGCCGAACTCGCGCTGGCGAAAGCCACCGCCGATCACGCCGGGGTCGAAGCCGAATGGCGCGTGGCCGAAGCGGCGGTGGAGCAGGCGGAACATCG is a window encoding:
- a CDS encoding AAA family ATPase, which produces MQIHRLKLSGFKSFVEPAELRIEPGLTGVVGPNGCGKSNLLEAIRWVMGETSAKSMRSGGMEDVIFAGTSTRPPRDFAEVVLHAQDDAGEELVVTRRIERGAGSAYRVNGRDVRAKDVALTFADAATGAHSPALVSQGKIAQVIAAKPAERRAMLEEAAGIAGLHVRRKDAESKLRGAEANLARLEDLMAGLDAQIASLRRQAKQAERYTELTHKIQAAEARLLFARWREAAAAAKAARAAAETASAQVAEAQAAVELAQKEQSAAAHALAEARDELADRRDDASAHGHRMAALAEKLEAAETRLADLARQQRRLEEDRADADRLTSAAVEALGRLTGELAASRAAVSDAEAARPALADKAEDRERAHRAAELALAKATADHAGVEAEWRVAEAAVEQAEHRLARIEGEAARIGRARTELAASGDPDADVIAAREAADEAASEVVRLRARLTADQARKGELQAQR